The genomic DNA CCCCCTCCGCCAGCGCCCCACAGCACAGGGGGGGCTGCGCCGAGGGGCGCCGGGACGGGGCCCTGGCCTCGGGGGTCAGCGAGGACCCCGCGCCGTGGGGCAGCGTGGCCGTGGGCCCATGGGCTGGGGCGGTGCCGTGGGTCAGGGCAGTGCCGGTGCCGTGGGTCAGTGCAACGCCGGTGCCGTGGGTCAGGGTAACGCCGGTGCCGTGGGTCAGTGCAGCGCTGGTGCCGTGGGTCAGGGCAGTGCCGGTGCCGTGGGTCAGTGCAGCGCCGGTGCCGTGGGTCAGGGTAGTGCCAGTGCCGTGGGTCAGTGCAGTGCCGGTGCCGTGGGTCAGGGTAGTGCCAGTGCCGTGGGTCAGTGCAGCGCCGGTGCCGTGGGTCAGGGCAGTGCCGGTGCCGTGGGTCAGTGCAGCGCCGGTGCCGTGGGTCAGGGTAGTGCCAGTGCCGTGGGTCAGGGTAGTGCCAGTGCCGTGGGTCAGTGCAGTGCCGGTGCTGTGGGTCAGGGCAGTGCCGGTGCCATGGGTCAGTGCAGCGCCGGTGCCGTGGGTCAGGGTAACGCCGGTGCCGTGGGTCAGGGTAACGCCAGTGCCGTGGGTCAGGGTAGTGCCGGTGCCGTGGGTCAGTGCAGTGCCGGTGCCGTAGGTCAGGGTAGTGCCAGTGCCGTGGGTCAGTGCAGCGCCGGTGCCGTGGGTCAGGGTAACGCCGGTGCCGTGGGTCAGGGCAGTGCCAGTGCCGTGGGTCAGGGCAGTGCCGTCAATGTGGGTCAGGGCAGTGTCGTTACCGTGGGTCAGTGCAGCGCCGGTGCCGTGGGTCAAGACATTGCTGGTGCCGTGGGTCAGGACAGCACCGGTGCCACAGGTCGGGGCGGTGCCGGTGCCGTGGGTCAGGGCAGTGCCATCAACGTGGGTCAGGGTAGCGTCGTTACCGTGGGTCAGGGCAGCGCCAGTGCCGTGGGTCAGGGCAGCGTCGTTACCGTGGGTCAGGGCAGCGCCGGTGCCGTGGGTCAGAGCAGCCGCAATGCCGTGGGTCAGGGTAGCGTCGTTGCAGTGGGTCGGGGCAGCCGCGATGCCGTGGGTCAGTGCGGCGCTGGTGCCGTCCGTTGGGGCGATGCTGGCGCCGTGGGTCGAGGGGGCCCCGATGCCGTGGGGCGGGGCAGCGCTGCCACCTTCAGCCCCGACGCTGTGGGTCAGAGCAGTGCTGGAGCTGGTCactggggcagagctgccgcCGTGGGTCAGGGCGGTGCCGTCGCCGTGGGTCGCTGTGCCCCCCGCGCCGGGGTTGGCCGCAGCCGCCGAGCCGTGGGTCGGGGCGGCTCCAGGGCCCCCCACATCCCCTATGCCGTGGGTCGCTGCAGCCCTGAGGCCGTGGGTcgctgcagctggggagccaAGGCTCGCCGTGCCCCCCACGCCGTGGGTCGCCAAGCTCTCGCGGCGGCCTCCCAGCAGCACCGACCCACGGCGGGAGCCGTCCTGTGGGGCCAGACTCTCCCTCCGCGCCCCCAACAGCAGCGACCCACGGCGGGGGCTGTCGTGTGGGGCCAGACTCTCCCTCCGTGCCCCCAGCAGCACCGACCCACGGCGGGGGCTGTCGTGTGGGGCCAGACTCTCCCTGCGGGACCCCAACAGCAGCGACCCACGGCGGGAGCCGTCCTGTGGGGCCAGACTCTCTCTCCGCGCCCCCAGCAGCAGCGACCCACGGCGGGAGCCGTCCGGGGGGGCGCCGGGGGGGTGGAGGATGTCGCGGATGAGGCGGGTGCAGAGCGCGGTGGCCTGGCGGGTCTCGGGGCTGAGGGGGCCCAGGCTGAGGAAGCCGTGGGGCAGATCGGGGACCACGCGCAGCGTCACCGGCCGCCCCAATGCCCGCAGCCGCCGGGCCAGCGCCACCGAGTCGTCCAGCATGGGGTCCAGCGCGCAGGCCTGTGGGGcacggggaagggggggtcacggggggggggggaacggacACGGACACCAGTGGAGATGTGGGGTGGCGTCTGTGGGGACGCGTCGGGGCGTGGGGGGTCTGTGTCGTTCCCCCACCCAGTGGCCGTGGgggtccgtgtccccccccgtgtccgtcCCTGGGGGTGTTTGGGGACCTGGGTGGCCATGGGGGTCTGTGTGTCCCccatgtgtgtcccccccagtGGCCGTGGGGgtctgtgtcccccccatgtgtgtcccccccggGTGGCTGTGGGGGTCTGTGTCGTTCCCCCCCCCAGTGGCCGTGGGGgtctgtgtccccccccgtgtccgtcCCTGGGGGTGTTTGGGGACCTGGGTGGCCGTGGGGGTCTGTGTCGTCCCCCCTCAGTGGCTGTGGgggtccgtgtcccccccgtgtgtccccccccagtgGCCATGGGGGTCCGTGTCCCCCCCTGGGTGGCCGTGGgggtccgtgtcccccccgtgtgtccccccccccagtggcCATGGGGGTCCGTGTCCCCCCCTGGGTGGCCGTGGgggtccgtgtccccccccccgtggccGTGGGGGtctgtgtcccccccgtgtccctcccTGGGGGTGTTTGGGGACCTGGGTGGCCGTGGGGGTCTGTGTCGTCCCCCCTCAGTGGCCATGGGGGTCCGTGTCCCCCCCTGGGTGGCCGTGGGGGTCCGTgtcccccctgtgtccccccccccgtggccGTGGgggtccgtgtcccccccgtgtccccccccgcagTGGCCGTGGgggtccgtgtccccccccgtgtgtgtgtccccccccgtggCCGTGGGGCCGGGGCACTCACCACCAGGTGGAcggggggcagcccccccagcaTGCCGTCGGGGGCCAGCAGCGGGGACACGTAGGGGTTCCTGGCCAGGGGCGCGGGGCGCAGGTCGAAGCGGGCGGGGGGCCCCCGGCTGCGCAGGGGCTGGAACTCGTCCGGGTACTCCAGGGCGTCCCCCCCGTCCTCGGGGGTCCCCTCGCCGTCCTGGGGggcttccccctcctccccctcctcctcctcctcccgctgctgcgctgcccccgCCCCCTCCGAGATGCTCTTGCGCCCGGGCTCTGTGGGGCGGGGGCGTCaggaccccaaaacctccccgCCCGTCTCTCCAAGCCCGCGTGTCCCCCCCCGAgacccccactgccccccaggTCCCCAAACACCCCCAGGGTCCCCCCCCGAGACCCCCACTGCCCCCCGGCTCCCCAAACACCCCCAGGGTCCCCCCCCGAGACCCCCACTGCCCCCCGGGTCCCCAAACACCCCCAGGGTCCCCCCCCGAgacccccactgccccccaggtccccaaacacccccagggtcccgtgtcccccccccgagACCCCCACTGCCCCCCGGCTCCCCAAACACCCCCAGGGTCCCCCCCCGAGACCCCCACTGCCCCCCGGGTCCCCAAACACCCCCAGGGTCCCCCCCCGAgacccccactgccccccaggtccccaaacacccccagggtcccccccagagacccccactgccccccaggtccccaaacacccccagggtcccccccagagacccccactgcccccccggtccccaaacacccccagggtcccccagcccccccgtgtcccccccccccccagaccccccgcGTCCCCCAATCCCCCGAGCCGCCCCCCACGGCGCTGGTGCgtaccggggtgggggggggccctgcggaagagcccccccagccaggcggccgccccccgccgcagGTCGCGCAGCAGCAGGGCCGTGTCGCGCCGCAGCAGCCGTGTGGGGCCGAGGGGCTCCAGGGGGGGCGGCTCGGGCTCCCCCTCCGTGCCTGGaggggccgggcaggggggTCCCCCACCGCTCCGacaactggggggggggggggcagcgcacccccatgtcccccccacacccccaaacCATCCTGCGCCCCCAACCTCCCTGGCCCCAtctccccccacgccccccatgtccccccccaccctgctctcccccccgtccccacgtccccacaccccccccatgccccccccacatccccccacccccttgccccccacatccccccgtgccccccatccaccccacgtccccccaccccccgtattccccatgtccccccaatttccccccacatccccccccacccccttgccccccacgccccccttgccccccacatccccccgtgccccccacatccccctgcgccccccttgccccccacatcccccccacccccttgccccccacgcccccccgcgccccccttgccccccacatccccccacaccccccgtacccccacatccccccaatctccccccacatcccccccacccccttgccccccatgcccccccgcgccccccttgccccccacatccccccgtgccccccacacccccccacgccccccacaccccccgtgccccccacatccccctgcgccccccttgccccccacaccccctgtacccccacatccccccaatctccccccacatccccccccacccccttgccccccacgcccccccgtgccccccttgccccccacaccccccgtgcccccacacccccccacaccccccttgccccccacatccccccgcgccccccttgccccccacacccccccgtgccccccacaccccccttgccccccacatccccccgcgccccccttgccccccacacccccccacacccccccgtgccccccacacccccccacaccccccttgccccccacatccccccgcgccccccttgccccccttgccccccgcgccccccacatccccccacaccccccgtacccccacatccccccaatctccccccacatcccccccacccccttgccccccacacccccgtgccccccttgccccccacaccccccgtgcccccacacccccccacaccccccttgccccccacacccccccgtgccccccacacccccagtgcccccacgcccccccgtgccccccacctGCGTAGGCGCTGAGGCACTTGCAGAGCACGCTGAGGGGCAGCAGCGGGTCGAGCAGGGTGAGCAGGCGCGAGGGCGACACGGCCGCCTGCACCAGCGTCACGGGGTACGCGGCCACGATGCCGTGGGGCGCCTGCACCCCAACCGCGGCCGCGCGCATCGACACCGTCAGGCACAGGTTGCCCCCCGCGCTGTCGCCCGCCAGGCACACGCGCTGCGCCGTCgaacctgggggggggggcacgggggggacacacggggaaaggggggggggcatggtTGGGGGGCACGGGCCGCATCCTGCTCCCCTCAGCACCACGCCCCCCACACAGCCTGAGCCCATCGCAGGGtccctgcccccctgccccccagcaacccccctgccccacagcagccccacagcagcccccctgccccacagcagccctcccGCCCCACAgcaacccccctgccccacagcagccccacagcagcccccctACCCCACAgcaacccccctgccccacagcagcccccccgccccacagcagccccacagcagcccccctgccccacagcagcccccccaacccacagcagccccacagcaaccctcctgccccacagcaaccccccagcagcccccccaccccacagcagccccacagcaaccctcctgccccacagcacccccccaccccacagcagccccatagcagcccccacccctcagcagcccccctgccccacagcagcccccccgccccacagcagccccacagcagcccccctgccccacagcagccccaacccacagcagccccacagcagtccctcctgccccacagcagccccataGCAGCCCCCCCAacccacagcagccccacagcagcccccctgccccacagcaaccccccagcagcccccccaccccacagcagccccatagcagcccccacccctcagcagcccccctgccccccagcagccccccacccccctgccccccccacccccctgccccacagcagcccccccaccccacagcagccccatagcagcccccaccccacagcagcccccatgccccacagcagccccccccagcaacccccccaccccacagcagccccatagcagcccccacccctcagcagcccccctgccccacagcaacccccccgccccacagcagccccccacccccctgccccccagcagccccccgcccccccgcacCCAGCAGGCGGCAGTTGCGCAGCGCCCAGCAGTACGCGTAGAAGCACTCCTCGAGCGCGCGGGGGAAGGGGGCTTCGGGGGCCAGCGCGTAATCCACCGACAGGATGGGGGCCCCCAGCTCGCGCGCCCACCCCCGCAGGTACGGCTCGTGGGAGCGCGACGTCTGCGCCACGAACCCCCCCCCGTGGAAATGCACCAGCAGGGCGGGagaggggggcagggggggcccCCGCCGCCAAAGCAGCGGCGCCCGCGGACCCTCGGCGCGCGTCAGGGCGCTCAGCGCCGCgctgtcctggggggggggaggtggggggggatgAGCCCCCGCCGAGCGGACAGCCCtgcccccccctgcccccccctgcccctcacccgcccccccagcccctcacctgccccccccaccccccccaatccccccccaatccccccagcccctcacctgcccccccaccccccaccccccccaatcccccccccgcccctcacctgccccccagcccccccacccctcacctgcccccccagcccccctgcccccccacccctcaccccgccccccccaatccccccccaatcccccccagcccctcacccgcccccccacccctcacctgcccccccacccccccaccccccctgccccccccacccccccaatcccccccaatcccccccacccctcacctgccccccagccccccccaccccctcacccctcacctgccccccaatccccccccaatcccccccacccctcacccaccccccctgcccccccacccccccaatccccccccaccccccccccccccaatcccccccctCACCTGCCCCTCGCGCACGTGGTACGACAGCAGCCGCATGTGGacggggccggggccggtgtGCGCCACGGGGGGGGCGATGGTGACGGTGACCGAGGGGTCGGCCGCCAGCGGCAGCTCCAGGGGCTCGGGGGGCACCGCCAGCGCCCGGCACACCCCCACCTGCGTGGCCGTCATGCTGGCCACCgactgcgggggggggggggcgtcaGGGAACCCCCCCCGCtgacagccccccccccccccggcagtgGGGACCCCCGGTGCTGCCCCCCACGGCGCACggccccttccctctgcccccgcCGTGGGACCCCCGTGCCCCTGGGACACCGCTGCGCCGGgggtgggggtctggggggtccgggggggtcccagggggggtctggggggtcTCAGGGGGTCTGGGGAGTCtcagggggtcccagggggtctgggggggtcctggggggtctgggggggtcccagggagtctgggggggtcccgggaggtctgggggggggtcccagggggtcccagggggtctgggggggtcctgggggggtcccaggg from Grus americana isolate bGruAme1 unplaced genomic scaffold, bGruAme1.mat scaffold_114, whole genome shotgun sequence includes the following:
- the LIPE gene encoding hormone-sensitive lipase isoform X2, with amino-acid sequence MDARPLFQSLQALADDNASFFQRSGTESGRRFAAAFAALREHGRRLEPALRHFARLYHRFDLDEATPGNGYRSLVQTARCCLAHAVHKSRYVAAHRRSVFFRAGHNVAELEAYCAALAQLRALLCLAQRLLAHNRPGCLFPPEDDGLSELVLREYSTMHNGCFYGRCLGFQFAPSIRPFLQTIAIGLVSFGENYRRDDTGLGVAAGSLFTSGKFAIDPELRGDEFERLTQNLDVHFWKSFWNLTETELLAVGVCRALAVPPEPLELPLAADPSVTVTIAPPVAHTGPGPVHMRLLSYHVREGQDSAALSALTRAEGPRAPLLWRRGPPLPPSPALLVHFHGGGFVAQTSRSHEPYLRGWARELGAPILSVDYALAPEAPFPRALEECFYAYCWALRNCRLLGSTAQRVCLAGDSAGGNLCLTVSMRAAAVGVQAPHGIVAAYPVTLVQAAVSPSRLLTLLDPLLPLSVLCKCLSAYAGTEGEPEPPPLEPLGPTRLLRRDTALLLRDLRRGAAAWLGGLFRRAPPHPEPGRKSISEGAGAAQQREEEEEGEEGEAPQDGEGTPEDGGDALEYPDEFQPLRSRGPPARFDLRPAPLARNPYVSPLLAPDGMLGGLPPVHLVACALDPMLDDSVALARRLRALGRPVTLRVVPDLPHGFLSLGPLSPETRQATALCTRLIRDILHPPGAPPDGSRRGSLLLGARRESLAPQDGSRRGSLLLGSRRESLAPHDSPRRGSVLLGARRESLAPHDSPRRGSLLLGARRESLAPQDGSRRGSVLLGGRRESLATHGVGGTASLGSPAAATHGLRAAATHGIGDVGGPGAAPTHGSAAAANPGAGGTATHGDGTALTHGGSSAPVTSSSTALTHSVGAEGGSAAPPHGIGAPSTHGASIAPTDGTSAALTHGIAAAPTHCNDATLTHGIAAALTHGTGAALTHGNDAALTHGTGAALTHGNDATLTHVDGTALTHGTGTAPTCGTGAVLTHGTSNVLTHGTGAALTHGNDTALTHIDGTALTHGTGTALTHGTGVTLTHGTGAALTHGTGTTLTYGTGTALTHGTGTTLTHGTGVTLTHGTGVTLTHGTGAALTHGTGTALTHSTGTALTHGTGTTLTHGTGTTLTHGTGAALTHGTGTALTHGTGAALTHGTGTTLTHGTGTALTHGTGTTLTHGTGAALTHGTGTALTHGTSAALTHGTGVTLTHGTGVALTHGTGTALTHGTAPAHGPTATLPHGAGSSLTPEARAPSRRPSAQPPLCCGALAEGAAPTPPAGPVAPPGQRHSGAQPLPRRPSGPAGREVGS
- the LIPE gene encoding hormone-sensitive lipase isoform X1; its protein translation is MDARPLFQSLQALADDNASFFQRSGTESGRRFAAAFAALREHGRRLEPALRHFARLYHRFDLDEATPGNGYRSLVQTARCCLAHAVHKSRYVAAHRRSVFFRAGHNVAELEAYCAALAQLRALLCLAQRLLAHNRPGCLFPPEDDGLSELVLREYSTMHNGCFYGRCLGFQFAPSIRPFLQTIAIGLVSFGENYRRDDTGLGVAAGSLFTSGKFAIDPELRGDEFERLTQNLDVHFWKSFWNLTETELLASVASMTATQVGVCRALAVPPEPLELPLAADPSVTVTIAPPVAHTGPGPVHMRLLSYHVREGQDSAALSALTRAEGPRAPLLWRRGPPLPPSPALLVHFHGGGFVAQTSRSHEPYLRGWARELGAPILSVDYALAPEAPFPRALEECFYAYCWALRNCRLLGSTAQRVCLAGDSAGGNLCLTVSMRAAAVGVQAPHGIVAAYPVTLVQAAVSPSRLLTLLDPLLPLSVLCKCLSAYAGTEGEPEPPPLEPLGPTRLLRRDTALLLRDLRRGAAAWLGGLFRRAPPHPEPGRKSISEGAGAAQQREEEEEGEEGEAPQDGEGTPEDGGDALEYPDEFQPLRSRGPPARFDLRPAPLARNPYVSPLLAPDGMLGGLPPVHLVACALDPMLDDSVALARRLRALGRPVTLRVVPDLPHGFLSLGPLSPETRQATALCTRLIRDILHPPGAPPDGSRRGSLLLGARRESLAPQDGSRRGSLLLGSRRESLAPHDSPRRGSVLLGARRESLAPHDSPRRGSLLLGARRESLAPQDGSRRGSVLLGGRRESLATHGVGGTASLGSPAAATHGLRAAATHGIGDVGGPGAAPTHGSAAAANPGAGGTATHGDGTALTHGGSSAPVTSSSTALTHSVGAEGGSAAPPHGIGAPSTHGASIAPTDGTSAALTHGIAAAPTHCNDATLTHGIAAALTHGTGAALTHGNDAALTHGTGAALTHGNDATLTHVDGTALTHGTGTAPTCGTGAVLTHGTSNVLTHGTGAALTHGNDTALTHIDGTALTHGTGTALTHGTGVTLTHGTGAALTHGTGTTLTYGTGTALTHGTGTTLTHGTGVTLTHGTGVTLTHGTGAALTHGTGTALTHSTGTALTHGTGTTLTHGTGTTLTHGTGAALTHGTGTALTHGTGAALTHGTGTTLTHGTGTALTHGTGTTLTHGTGAALTHGTGTALTHGTSAALTHGTGVTLTHGTGVALTHGTGTALTHGTAPAHGPTATLPHGAGSSLTPEARAPSRRPSAQPPLCCGALAEGAAPTPPAGPVAPPGQRHSGAQPLPRRPSGPAGREVGS
- the LIPE gene encoding hormone-sensitive lipase isoform X3; its protein translation is MDARPLFQSLQALADDNASFFQRSGTESGRRFAAAFAALREHGRRLEPALRHFARLYHRFDLDEATPGNGYRSLVQTARCCLAHAVHKSRYVAAHRRSVFFRAGHNVAELEAYCAALAQLRALLCLAQRLLAHNRPGCLFPPEDDGLSELVLREYSTMHNGCFYGRCLGFQFAPSIRPFLQTIAIGLVSFGENYRRDDTGLGVAAGSLFTSGKFAIDPELRGDEFERLTQNLDVHFWKSFWNLTETELLASVASMTATQVGVCRALAVPPEPLELPLAADPSVTVTIAPPVAHTGPGPVHMRLLSYHVREGQDSAALSALTRAEGPRAPLLWRRGPPLPPSPALLVHFHGGGFVAQTSRSHEPYLRGWARELGAPILSVDYALAPEAPFPRALEECFYAYCWALRNCRLLGSTAQRVCLAGDSAGGNLCLTVSMRAAAVGVQAPHGIVAAYPVTLVQAAVSPSRLLTLLDPLLPLSVLCKCLSAYAGTEGEPEPPPLEPLGPTRLLRRDTALLLRDLRRGAAAWLGGLFRRAPPHPEPGRKSISEGAGAAQQREEEEEGEEGEAPQDGEGTPEDGGDALEYPDEFQPLRSRGPPARFDLRPAPLARNPYVSPLLAPDGMLGGLPPVHLVACALDPMLDDSVALARRLRALGRPVTLRVVPDLPHGFLSLGPLSPETRQATALCTRLIRDILHPPGAPPDGSRRGSLLLGARRESLAPQDGSRRGSLLLGSRRESLAPHDSPRRGSVLLGARRESLAPHDSPRRGSLLLGARRESLAPQDGSRRGSVLLGGRRESLATHGVGGTASLGSPAAATHGLRAAATHGIGDVGGPGAAPTHGSAAAANPGAGGTATHGDGTALTHGGSSAPVTSSSTALTHSVGAEGGSAAPPHGIGAPSTHGASIAPTDGTSAALTHGIAAAPTHCNDATLTHGIAAALTHGTGAALTHGNDAALTHGTGAALTHGNDATLTHVDGTALTHGTGTAPTCGTGAVLTHGTSNVLTHGTGAALTHGNDTALTHGTGVTLTHGTGAALTHGTGTTLTYGTGTALTHGTGTTLTHGTGVTLTHGTGVTLTHGTGAALTHGTGTALTHSTGTALTHGTGTTLTHGTGTTLTHGTGAALTHGTGTALTHGTGAALTHGTGTTLTHGTGTALTHGTGTTLTHGTGAALTHGTGTALTHGTSAALTHGTGVTLTHGTGVALTHGTGTALTHGTAPAHGPTATLPHGAGSSLTPEARAPSRRPSAQPPLCCGALAEGAAPTPPAGPVAPPGQRHSGAQPLPRRPSGPAGREVGS
- the LIPE gene encoding hormone-sensitive lipase isoform X4; amino-acid sequence: MDARPLFQSLQALADDNASFFQRSGTESGRRFAAAFAALREHGRRLEPALRHFARLYHRFDLDEATPGNGYRSLVQTARCCLAHAVHKSRYVAAHRRSVFFRAGHNVAELEAYCAALAQLRALLCLAQRLLAHNRPGCLFPPEDDGLSELVLREYSTMHNGCFYGRCLGFQFAPSIRPFLQTIAIGLVSFGENYRRDDTGLGVAAGSLFTSGKFAIDPELRGDEFERLTQNLDVHFWKSFWNLTETELLASVASMTATQVGVCRALAVPPEPLELPLAADPSVTVTIAPPVAHTGPGPVHMRLLSYHVREGQDSAALSALTRAEGPRAPLLWRRGPPLPPSPALLVHFHGGGFVAQTSRSHEPYLRGWARELGAPILSVDYALAPEAPFPRALEECFYAYCWALRNCRLLGSTAQRVCLAGDSAGGNLCLTVSMRAAAVGVQAPHGIVAAYPVTLVQAAVSPSRLLTLLDPLLPLSVLCKCLSAYAGTEGEPEPPPLEPLGPTRLLRRDTALLLRDLRRGAAAWLGGLFRRAPPHPEPGRKSISEGAGAAQQREEEEEGEEGEAPQDGEGTPEDGGDALEYPDEFQPLRSRGPPARFDLRPAPLARNPYVSPLLAPDGMLGGLPPVHLVACALDPMLDDSVALARRLRALGRPVTLRVVPDLPHGFLSLGPLSPETRQATALCTRLIRDILHPPGAPPDGSRRGSLLLGARRESLAPQDGSRRGSLLLGSRRESLAPHDSPRRGSVLLGARRESLAPHDSPRRGSLLLGARRESLAPQDGSRRGSVLLGGRRESLATHGVGGTASLGSPAAATHGLRAAATHGIGDVGGPGAAPTHGSAAAANPGAGGTATHGDGTALTHGGSSAPVTSSSTALTHSVGAEGGSAAPPHGIGAPSTHGASIAPTDGTSAALTHGIAAAPTHCNDATLTHGIAAALTHGTGAALTHGNDAALTHAMS